From Sphingorhabdus sp. SMR4y:
TTCACCGGGTCAACCGACGGCGCGTTTCACGATCAAGCCGAGGCGCAAAAGATACGTATGCCGGGCTGGGGATGGAACAGCCGCTTCGCGGATCTCGATCAGGATGGCTGGCAGGATTTGCTGGTCATGACGGGTGTCTGGCTGTCCCCCGGCAGATCCACACCCAATATTTTCTATCGCAATGATCAGGGCCGCTTCAAAAATACCACCGACAGCTCCGGTCTCGGGGATATCGCGCCGTCCTACAGCTATGCGCTGACCGACTTCGATCGCGACGGCGATATCGACGTGCTGCGCCCGCCGGAAAGCCTGTCGATGGTGGTGCACCGCAATGACCGGCCTGCCGGTCAGGCTCTGTGGGTCAGATTGCGCGACTCGATCGGTAACAGCATGGGCGTGGGGGCGATGGTCACCATGTGCAGCGGCGGCTCGATCACTATCCGGCCAGGCCCCTGCCAGCGTCGCTGGGTGCGGGCAAGCGGGGGCTATATGTCCTTCGACCCGATCGCCGCGCATTTCGGACTCGGGCAGGGTCAGCGAGTCTCACTGGTCGAGGTGCAATGGCCGGACGGAGAGGTGACGCGCATTATCCCGGCCGATCTGCGCGGCGGCGAGTTGCTGATCAATCGGTCCGTCGCGCCGTAAAATCAGGAACAAATGATCTCCCGTGGCCAGCGCGGCGCGGGGTTTATATGTGCATGGTCACGAACAGAAAGATGATCCATAGTGCCAGCGCCAATGTCGTGAGCCAGGTTGCCAGGACACCGAGCTGGCGAAAGCGCGGCGAGCCGCCCCTGTGATGCTGGGCCATGCCGACGATATGCGAGACCCGGCCGATCAGGAAGATCGTCGCGATGACCGTGATGCCGATATGATGGGCATTGGCCAGTTCGAGTATCGCCAGCATGATCAGGAAGACCGGCGCATGTTCCGACAGATTGGCATGGGTGCGCCGGGCGGCGAGCAGATCGGGATTGTCGCCGTCGCCAAAGCCGATCCGGGTGGCGAGGCGGACCTTGACCGTCGCATAGGCGCAATAGATCAGCAGCAGCGCACAAATCGCGGCGGCGAGGCCGGTTACCGGTAATGTCATGTTTTTCCTCCCTGTGTTTTCGGGAGCTTAACCAATTCTCGGCGAAGCGCAACGTGCGGGGCAGGCGGGCGCGGGTGCTGCACGCGCGGCTTTGCTGGCGAGCAGCAGGATGCGCCGCGCAGCTATTGTCATGCGAGGGGCGCGGTCATTCTGCCCCGTATCGGCGAAACCGCGGCCGCCGGATCCATCTTCATGAGCTCCTCTGGCGGCACTCCGCTGCGGAGCCGTGCCAGCCAGTCGTCGGGGTCATATTCCGCGCCGACGGGGTTCTGGCCGATGGCTTCGCCGTGGAAATAGGCCGTGCCTTCCGCCTTGGTCGGAAACACGTCGACGGAAAATTCCATCTGGTTGCCATCGGGGTCGGCATAATAGAGCGACGCGCTCATGCCGTGATTGACGCACCAGTAGGGCCGGATCCCGACCGCCTTCAGTGTTTCGTAATTTGCCAGCAAATCCTGCAGCGAGTCATATTCCCACGCGACATGATCGACGCCAATCATACCGCTGTCATCCTTGTCGTCCGGATCGTCCGGACGGATCACGCCGAGATCGGCGAAAGCGAAGCGATGATGTTCTTCATCGAAGGCGAGGAAGGCCAGCGCCGGGTTCTGATACTGGATTCTCGCGCCAAAAACCGTGGCATACCATTGCAACATGTCTTCAAAACGGCGGGTCCTGTAGACCACGTGGGCAAGGGCGGATGGTGGTTTGATCATGAAGCTGCTCCTGTGGTCATGAGGGTTCGGGAAAAGGCGCGGTCTTCCGCGTCCCGAAATTGCTCTGTCCGCGGTATCGTCGGCGGGATGAGGCAAGCGCCAGGCCGAGGTGCGCCAGAATATGGGGTTTGATATCGTCCACTAGCCGGCCTGCTGTTTGTCTTCATTCGCCAGACTGCCGGCGCCAACTCCGGCGAACAGGCACAGGGCCAGTCCGGCAAGAGACAGGGCGGCTACCGCATAATAGGCCGCCGCATAGCCGCTGCCTTCGACGACCCACCCCGAGCCGCCCGAAAGGAGCGACCTGGCGAGATTGGGAGCGGCCATGAACAGCGCAAACAGACTCGCGGCAATGGTCGGATCGCAAAGTCGCATCGCCCAGACGATGAGAACGATGGTCAGAAGAAGTGCGGCAACATACTGGATCGCATATATTGCCATGAAGACTGTGCTGCCTTGCCACATTTCATAGGTGGCACCCGCTATGGTCGCCGCAAGAGCCAGGACAAGAAAAAGCATTGTCATGGAATTGCGAAGGCCCGCCCAGCGTACAAGAAATGTGGTCATCGTGGCACCGGCGATCGCTGCGATCAGTCCGACAATACTCGCAAAACTGCTATAGTCGTCACTCCCCCAGCCCAGTTGCTGGACCGAGAGCGTTGGCGCGACGGAATCCATGAAGGCAAAAGTCGCCGAGGACAATCCGGTCCCGGCTAGGAACAGGAGAGTCGGCAGCGATAGCAAGGACCGAAAAATGCCCCCGAGGATCGGAAGCCAGGCTGCGTGCTGGCGTTCGGTACATTCTGGTGAAGGCTGGCCGCCGGTCCAGGGGAAAAGCCGTTCTCCGGGCCGTTCCCGGAACAGGGAAATGAATAGGGAGGCAATCCCGACAAAAGCGCCAAACAGAAACGCCGTGATCGAAATCTGGTCATCGACCAACAGCTGCCCGGCGATAAAGCCGGCAGCAGAAATGCCCAGGGTCTGGGAAGCAAACATAAATCCGTTAACGGTGGTTCGTTCTTCTTCGGGCACGAGGTCCACCGTCATGCCGTCGACCGCCACATCATTGAAGGTGGCGCACAGATTGAGCGTGAAACAAAAGGCCGTGAGCACAATAATCTGGCTGGCCGACGGGGCGGCAATGGCCAGGCCGAACAGGGTTGCCATCATCAACATCTGGGCAACCAATATCCATGACCGACGTCTGCCCATCGGCCGATAGGTAAACCGGTCCATCAGCAGGCCGTTGAAAAGTTTCAGCGACCAGGGAAGCAGGGCTGTTCCCACAAAGCCGCCAATTTCTATCGGCGAGGCGCCGCGGGCCGCGAGCCAGGCGGGTATGGCGATCGTGCTTAACCCGACAACGATACCCTGCATGAAATAGAGCAATATGATTGCGATACACCGCAAATATATACTCTCGGACATGGCCGGAACAGCCGGGTAGCCCCTGCGAAGGGCCGATTTTGTTTCACTCATAAAAATATCGCTCTTCGATGATCTTTTGGTCACGGACGGTGTAGATGGCGATCTCGCTAAAAGGTTGCCGCTCGCCGGTGGCCCGGCGCTTGATCAGCATGTCGATAAACAGGGCAAAATGGTCGCCGGTGATAAAAGGGCCATCGATGCTGAGTTCTTCCATCGCGCTGTGATCCAGCCAGCTTGTCAGCTTGTAATGCGCGGCCTTATATCCCGTTACGATGGCCGGGCCATGTTCCCTGCTATTCTCCGGCTCCATGCTGACGATATCGACGGCCCAGTATTTTTCTGCCGCAGCAACCGCCTGCCCGTTCAGTAGCAATGATGAAAAATCATGTGCGAGATCACCAAGATCACTCATATCATCCCCTTCCTGTATTCGGGCCACGCAGAAGAATCCGGCGGATGGCGGGTCGCAAAATCATCCGCCGGACTGGGGTATAGTCCGGGCTGGGCGCTGCTAAGGGTTGCACCGTCCGCCCGGACCAGGCTGCGAAGCTAGCGGACGGTCGCTTCCTGCAGCGTCATCGACCCTGTGACTCTGCGGAATTTCGCCCGGTTGCCGGATTCGGCATCGAGCTGCGCGTTGGTTCTCTTGTCAAATTCTTCCCATTCCTTGCTGCGCTTTTCCATTTCGGCGCCGCTGGGCCAGGAAGGGAAGGTCCGCGTCAGATACATCGACGGCTCACCGTCGCGGGGATCGACATTATAATAGATTTTATAATCGGTGATCCAGCCCTTCGACTTGGCGAATTCCTGGTTTTTCTTCCATTCGCCGGCAAGATAGCTGGCATAAGCCGTCCATCCCGCATCCTCCAGATAGATACCGGTCATGGTCGTGTAATCACCGGCTACCAGCGGGAATTCGTCGGCCATAGCCGGTGCGGACAAGGCTAGCGGCGCGGCCACCGTGATGGCAGTGGCCACCATCATTTTTTTCATCAGTTTCATTTGCATTCTCCTGTTCTCTTTCGGTCAGCGAGGCCAAGGCGATATCGAATTTCACAGCCCCCCATTCGGCAAACACAGCTCTCCCATTGGCGGAAACCGGGGCTTCCGGGCCGCCTGACACGCTATCTATGTCTGCAAATTCGATGGGACGACAGTGCGCCCAAAGGTAACATCGCGTCAACGGCGCTACCGTCAATAATACGTCAATTCGGTGCTGAGGGGTCGGGTAGCAGGTCCGGCCAGCCATATTTTTCCCATGCCGCGACCAATCCGATGCGCCGGGCAAAGTCCATGAACTCCGGGTGCATGCGCGTCTGTCTTATCGGTTCGACGTCGGCCCATAGCGACATCAGGCCAACCATATTGGGCGGCGTGATCTGCTGGCCGAGGGTTTTGAACACCATCGGCGCATAGCCCATCCATACCGCGGGCCAGACGATGGTCGGATCACAGGGGTCTGGTAACGTCGCGTGCAGCATTTCCAGCACCTGGCAATATTGCTGTCGCGCCTCTTCATCGCCGCTATGGATGCCTCTGGCCGCGAGCAGCCAATAGGCGTCCATCGCTTCGGGGGCCATGGGCGTCATGCCCGCCGGCGCAAAAATCACGCTGTTCATGAGCGACCGCGATTTCTGATATTGCTCCATGGCAAGATCGCGGTCGCCCGATGTCGCCGTCGCCGCCGCCAGGTGCAGCGAAGGCTGGCCCATATCTGCCATCCGCTGCCCCGCCTCTATCGCTGCTTCGATATTGCCGAGGTTGAGATGGGCCGCGCATAACATGGCATAATTCCGGCCATCGACGGGATCCTGATCAATGGCCGCTTCGACGTAGGGCAATGCCTCTGCCGTTCGTCCGCAATAGAGCAGAAAGGATCCCAGGCGCATGACCACAGCGGGATTTTCAGGCTCCAGTTCATAGGCCTTGAACGCCAGATCCAGGGCACCGACAGCGTCATTCCTGGTCCATTGATACAGGCCAAGCATGGCATAGGCATGCCCCTGTTTCGGCGAGAGTGCGATGGCGTTTCTCGCGCATTCGGCCATGCGTTCTGCTTCGCCCAATTTGTCGAGACAAGGGGTGAAGACGGATGTGTAGACATGCGCTTCGGCCAGGGCGGTCCAGCATTCGGCAAATTCCGGCTCTAGCTCCAGCGCCTGTTCCAGCAGCTTGATGGCCGTTTCGAGCACACCGTCGCCGATCGCCCGGCGGGTCAGGGCCCGGCCCTGCAGATAGAGTCCATAGGCCGCCTTGTTATCCGTCATCCGGCGGACGTCATGGTCCACTATGTCCAGCTCGAGCGCCGTGCACAATTCCCTGGTGACCGTGCGGGCAACCTGCTCGCGCGACGCGAATATATCGTCTTCCGTGCCATCATAGCTGTAGCCCCAGCTCTCGAAACCGGTCTGGCCGTCGATCAGGCGTACGTTGATGCGGACATCAGCATCCTGCCGCTGAACCGAACCCTCGACCAGGTGGGACACACGAAGGACATCGGCAATCTCCGGCAAAGACAGGTGCGTATCCTTGAACTGAAAGGACGACGTTCGCCCGGCAACCAGCAGCTGCGGTATCTGTCCCAGCGTCGTAATCAGTTCGTCGACAATGCCGTCGGCAAAATATCCGTGATCATCTTTGCTGTCCAGGGAAGCGAACGGCAATATCGCCAACCGCGTCCTGCCGCTCTGCCGACCCGCCATGATGACGCGTGATGCGGCCGGGTGCCGCACCATCCACGCATCTAGAAGCTTTTCATGGTCTGCAAGATTCCCGGACGCTTTCAATTTGGCCAGGGCGTCGCTGACGCTGGTTTGCAGCCGCTGCTCTATGGATTGCCTGCGTTCGGCAAGCCAGGTTTCGAAATCCTCTCCAAAATGCAGCTGATCAAGAATTTGCTTGCCGCCAATCGCCAGCAGCAATGCTGTCGCCTGCGCCCAATCCCCGGCGGCGAGCGCATTTTCCAGATCAGCCAGGTCGGATCGGACCGAGCCGCCATTCAGACTCACCCGGCTCCGCGACACTTCCAGCAATTCGCAATCGGCTGCTGCCAGCAATTTCCGCAAATCGAGCAGGCATTGCCGCAGACTTGCCCGCGCCTGTGCCTCAAATCGGCCGGGCCACAAAAGCTTGCTCAGATGGTCACGGTCGATCGGCTCGTCCGGTGCAAGACAGAGCATCGCCGCGACGGCGCGAGCGCGCCGGTTGGAAATGATGATTTCGCTGCCGTCGGGCGCCAGCAACTGAAAACCGCCAAACAGCGAAAAGCGCGCCGCTGCAACGGGTTGCGACAATTTCTCCTGCCTGTTCGCAAAATCCAAAATCTGATGCCCCCACTAGCGGGGCAGCATAACGCGATATGGTTCATGTGCAATTAATCAATTGCCACCGCCGTCGCCTTGCCAGTGCCAGCCCGAGGTGGCGCAGGCCATTTCATCTTGCGAAAGAGGCGCTATGTTTTTTCCCATCGGCCCGCCGGGCGAAATCTTCGGCGAGCGTGATGCTGCCATGGGCAGGTGCTGTCATGTCGATTTGTGACGCGGCGAGGAAAAATTCGATCGGACCAAGCTGTTGGCCCCATCCCAGTTTCTTGCCGCAGTTCAGCAAAAACTGGGTCAATCCAAGCGGGATATGGGTGATGCGCGGTCTCATGCCCAGCGCTTCGAACGCCTTGTGCGCGATTTCGTTTTGGGACAGCGACTGGGGGCCGCCAATATGAATTCGGGATATCCTGTCCCGGGTCGCACCGACACAGGCGGCAGCCAGATCGGCCCCGTCAATGGGACTCATCCGCGCTTCGCCATTGCCAAAGAGAAATATCCGGCCCTTCCTGGCCATTTCGAGCAGTTCGGCAAGATCGGAATAGAAGCCACTGGGGCAGATGACTGTCGATCCGATCGGCGCATCCGCTAGGGCTTTGGCAAATCGCGCCTTGGCTGCCGCCATGGGGACGTGCAGCATGGCTTCGGCGTGCAGCACGTGTACATAGGCAAAATGCGCCACGCCCGCCCCCACGGCAGCATCCAGAAGATTCATATTGGCCTGATAATCGACGTCATCATAGCGGAGGCCATCGCGTTGACTTGTGATGCCCAGCGCGGAAACGACCAGATCAATGTCATCAAAGGCATCGGCCAGAGTGTCTGCCTGTGTCGCCTCCCCGAAGATGACCCGGTCGATCTGATCGTCGAGACTAATCAGCTTCTCCGGATGTCGCGCAAGGACATGCACCCGATGACCTGCCTTGTGATATGCCGTAACCAGATGTCGGCCAAGATAACCGGTTGCTCCAGCAATCAGGACGGTGATTTTCGAGTCGGTCATGGATGCCTTCTGAATTTAGGATATTAGTGGCAGCGTCGCTGTTGCTCGCGCTGAATGGCGTGCTTCGACATGCGGTGGTCATCGGCTTCGATGAAGCTGAAATCGGAGTCGAGACCCAACATATCTTCGTCGCGGCCACTTTCGAAAATGCTGGCCACGCCGGCGATCGTTCCGGTGCGGCGGGCTGAGCGTTCTGCCCGGCGTTCATAATTCAATGCCGTCTCCAGCTGGTCACATGACAGGTTGCTGAATTTCGCAGCCCGCTGTTCGACGGTGGTGCAGCCACTGGCGAGAGCAATTATACAAAACGATGAAATAGCGATTTTTTTCACGATCATAGACTTTCAAAATAGAGGGTAGTCCGGACGGAACAGGGGACATCCCGTCCGGACATGGGGGATCAGAAGCGGAAGCTAACGCCGCTGAGAATCTGGTCGGATGCGAGGGATCCATTGAATTCCTTGCGCCGGTATTCGGCCCGCAACGAGACATTCTCATCCAATGCATATTCCAGGCCGCCGCCGAGGATAATCCCCTCGGCGGTCTCGCTTTCGCTCGCGACGGGCGAAGCGTCCCCGGGGACAAAAGCACGAATACGGTATTTGTTGATGCTATAGCCGACGCGGCCATAAGCGAGCAGTCTGGGGGTGATCGCTATGCCAAGTCGAACCGAAATATCGCCGGACCATTTTGAATCGAGCTGGATCGATCCGCCGGCCAGTACGGGTGCCGTGAGTGTTTTGCCATCGGGGTTGAAGCCCGCTTCGACGCCTACAACAATATTGTCGAACTGGTGATCATATCCAACGATGCCGCCATAGGCGATGCCATTGCCTTTATCGGCCAGAGGTACATCGAGCGTGTTAGGCAATACGGTTTCATTGATCGAGCGTTCTTCCCAGCCAGCCTGCGCACCGATCGCGATACCGTCGAAATATTTCTGACTGGGCTGCGAATGGGCGGGTGAGGCAAAGGCCACGCCGACGATCATGAAGATCGCTATGGCGCTGGATGGGGCTAGCCTTGGTTGTGTTTTGTCGGTTTTCATATTCCATTCCTTTTGATTTATATTGGGTCTGTGTTGAGGATGAGTTGATCCGCTGCGCCAGACGAGCCTGGCGCAATGAATGGGTTGGAAAATTGGGGGAGAGGCCGTTCGCTAGAGGCTAGTCACGGTCTTCAGAGGTTTCACGAAACATGGTTCATGGCGCGTGCTCCTCCTCTGTCCTGGCTGAGGTTATACGAAAACGATCGCGATAATCGGTCGCGGATACTCCAAGATGGCGCTGGAAAACCCGGCGCATTCGCTCCGCGCTGCCAAAACCGGTCTGGCGGGCAATCTGTTCAACGGGAACATCCGTCTGCTCCAGTTCGACCCGCGCTTTCTGCAACCTCGCCGCTTCGACATAATGGGCCGGTGTCATGCCGGTTTCATCCTTGAACTTGCGAGTAAAACTGCGCTCGGACATGGCAGCACGCGAGGCCAGTGATGTGACGGTCAAATGTTCGGCACTATTTGTCAGGATATGTTCAAGCGTCTCTGCAATTTTGGCGTCTTCGGCTTTCTGGGCGATCAGATTGGCGCTAAACTGGGTCTGGCCACCGGGACGCATCATGTACATCACGTTATAGCGTGCGACCTTCAGGGCGACCTCATGGCCCCAGTCATCTTCCAGCAACGCCAGAGCCAGGTCCATGCCGGCCGTGACACCTGCTGACGTCCAGATGTTCCCGTCGCGGATGAAGATTGCATCCGGTTCGATCATGACTTCTGGATAACGCTGGGCGAGTATCGGGCACCACCACCAATGTGTCGTTGCGCGGCGCCCGTCGAGCAGGCCAAGTTCCGCCAGAATCATAGCGCCAGTGCAAATCGATACCACCCGCTTGGCCTGTCTGGCTGCCTCCGCGACATAATCCATCAAGGCCGTGTCCTGCATCGCTTCGGCGGTTCCGTGGCCGCCCGAAATGATCAGCGTGTCAATGTCTGTGATGTCCCGTTTCGCGGTGGCAAATGACTGGCTGGCCTGCAGGTTGAGACCGCTGGTTGTTGAGACATTGCCTTTGCTATGGGCGACAAGGTGGATTGTGTAGGACGATGGGCCTTCCGGCAGAAAAAGCGCAGCGCCGGTGAGCACCTCGAGCGGTCCCGCGACGTCCAATATATGCGCGTTCGGATATGTGACCATGACCACATTCCGGGCTTCGCTTGCGGGCTGATTTCTATTGTCTTTTCTCATCATGGTCAGACAATAGCGTAGAATGCATTTTGCCGTTAGGACAATGACCCCACTTTTTCCGCCAATATAGTTCTGGTCTCGACCGTCGACGGCATGGCGGTCAAGCTGGGCTTAAGCTGTCTTGTTGTATATGCCGCGAAACCAATTCCCACTTTTTGTAAGGCCCTCCGGCGTCTGGTATGCGCCGGTAAAATGGTGCGTTAAGTTTGCGACGGCGTGCCACAGCTTTTGCAATGCGGGTCCTTGGGCAGGTTGATGCTGCGCATTGCGGGGGCAAGACCGTCGAAAAGCTGGAGTTTTCCGGTGGGGTCCTGGCCGAAGCCGGTGATCACGCGGATCGCTTCCATCGCCGCGAAGCTGCCCATCAGGCCGACCATTGCGCCGAGAACGCCAACTTCGCTGCAATTGTCGCAGTCATCGGGGTCGAGCGCGTCGCCGACGAAACAGCGGTAGCAGGGCTTGTCTTCCTCCCAGCCGCGGAACGTGCCGAGCTGTCCCTGGAACTGCCCGATCGCCGCGGAAATCAGCGGAATATGGTGTCGGACCGAGAGGTCGGATACCAGCAGGCGGGTCTGGTAATTGTCCGATCCGTCGATGATCGCGTCGAAGGGCGCAAAAAATGCTGCGCTGTCCTCTTCCAAATGCTGCGCGGTAAGTCTTTGATTTACCTGTATTATGCTGACTTCAGGATTGATCCGCTGTGCAGCAGCTTTGGCAACTTCGACTTTTGCTTTTCCGACATCATTTTCGGTAAACAAAACCTGCCGCTGCAGATTGGAGAGCGAAACAACATCATCGTCGAAAATGGTCAGCGTGCCAATTCCCGCGGCCGCCAGATATTGAATCGCCGGACAGCCGATACCGCCCGCTCCGACGATCAGAATATGCGCGTCGAGAATTTTCTTCTGACCCGCTCCGCCAATATCCCTGAGTACGATATGGCGAGCATAACGGTCGAGCTGTTCGTCAGAAAGGTTCAATAGCCTACCAGTAGAATTTCAGGACGCTACGTCGCCAAGCGGGTTTCTTGTCGGGTGTCGACTGCATGTTATTCTTGCCGGCTCTCGCGAAATAGCGGGCGACATATTCTTCCAGGGCCGGACACTGGATGGAGATAGGCGTCACCTGGCGCAGGCTTCTCTGGCCATCCACGAGCAACAGCACTTCGACAAAATAATTTTCTCCGTCAAACAATTTTTCAGTTGGCGTGCAACCATCCGTCAGTTTTTTCGCATCCAGTGATTCCCTGTAACTATACGATGGCTTGCGTCGGAACTCCGCAACCGGAACGGCACGCAGATCGTCGGGCACTGGCGGGATTTCTGAACTGGCGATCGAGCCGGTCTGCAGCGCTGCTGCAAGTATCAGAGTTGAAACTGTCATTTCCTACACTCCCGTTGATCCAAAGCCTCCTTCTCCTCGCGCAGTCTCGTCGAGTCGGTCAACCTCTTTGAGAATAGCGCGCTGCACCGGTGCAACGACAATCTGGGCAATCCGGTCGCCGCGCCGGACGACAAAGCCTTCTTCGCCGTGATTGATCAGAATGACTTTCAGTTCACCACGATAGTCGCTGTCGATGGTGCCGGGCGTATTGGGAATGCTGACGCCTTTTTTCAGGGCCAGCCCGGAACGGGGCCGAACCTGGATTTCATATCCATGCGGGATGGCGAAGGCGAAGCCTGATCCGACCAGCCCGCGACCGGACGGAGCGATCGTGAGATCTTCCGCAGCTCGAATATCCATGCCGGCCGAGCCGCTTGTCTCATAGGAAGGCAAGGGAAGGTCACCGGCGTGATCCAGTCGTTTAACCGCAATTGCAACGGGTTCGAACATCAGGCAAATTCCTCACTGATTTTGGCGACTATCCGCCGGGCGACATCCGGTTTCGGGAGCCGTTCCCAGATTTCACTGCTGGTTTTGGTGATGATGTGGACCTTATTCTCAGCGCCGCCCATCACATCGCCCGAAACATCATTGGCAACGATCCAGTCGCAGGCCTTTTTCCTGAGCTTGGTCTCGGCATGTTCGACGACATTCTCGGTTTCGGCCGCAAAGCCGATGAGCAGATGCGGACGTTGCGCATGCTGCGCCAGACCGGCCAATATGTCGGGATTTTCAGTAAGCTTCAGTGGCGCGGGGCCCGCACCCTTTTTCTTGATCTTCTGACCGGACTGACTGTCGGCGCGCCAGTCGGCGACGGCCGCTACCATGATCGCGACGTCAGCGGGGAGAGCGCTGTGAACAGCTTTTTCCATTTCGAGTGCTGTTTCGACATCGATCCTCGACACGCCCGCCGGTGTTTTCAGGTGGACGGGACCGGCAACCAAGGTCACTTGTGCGCCCGCTTCGGCCGCGGCCGCGGCAATGGCGAAGCCCTGTCGTCCGGAAGATCGGTTTGCGATATAGCGGACCGGATCGATCGGCTCATGGGTCGGGCCGGCTGTGATCAGCACATGTTTGCCGCGCAATGGCCGATGGCTGTCGGGGGCAAAGGCAGGCTGGCCGTCTAGCGGATTCTGACCAAGACCGGGTGTCGCTAAAGAGGGTGATCCCAGCACAGCGCTGATTTCCGTCATGATCGCGGCGGGTTCCGGCAATCGTCCGGGGCCATATTCTCCGCAGGCCATATCGCCTTCATCCGGATGCATTACGACGATCCCGTCGGAGCGGAGCTGTTCAATATTTCTCTGGGTCGCGGCATGTTGCCACATCCGCACATTCATCGCGGGGACCGCCATGACCCGTGTATCGGTTGCCAGCAACAATGTCGTGGCCAGATCATCGGCAATTCCGCCCGCCATTTTTGCCAGCAGATTGGCCGTAGCCGGGCAAACGACTACCAGATCGGCCTCGCGGCTAAGCTGGATATGGCCCATCTCCGCTTCATCTTTCAGTGACCAGAGCGTGGTGTGCACTTCATTTCCCGATAGCGCCGCCAGCGTCATCGGGGTGACAAACTGCGCCCCCGACTCGGTCAGTACGCAGCGTACGGTCATGCCGGCCTTCCTGATCAGGCGGATGAGTTCTGCCGCCTTGTAGGCGGCGATACCGCCGCCGATAATCAACAGGATATGTTTGGGGTTGGTCATAGCGCTGTCTTCTGCATTTTGGTTGATCGCCATGCAACCCATTTGATTATCGTGGCGGCTTTTGATATCTGATCGCCAAAGAAAACAGCGGGTCGCACTCCAAATTGCCATCGGGAGGCGGGACATGGATTCCAGATCACTGACGACGACGATCGCGATTGCCCCGATGCTGGTTTTGACGGCCTGTTCCGGCGCTGTCGACAAGACGGAGCGGGAAGACGCAGTAACTGTCAGTGAATCGGTGGAAGACTCGATCGATATCGGAGAAGCGGTTGTCGAGGCAATGGATGAGGCAAGCGGCGAGGCTGCCGCAGACGCTTTGGACGATGCCGCTGAGGCTGCGGCAGATGCCGTAGCCGAAGACGGGACCGGCGATGGCGAAGCGGCAGAAGAAGATCCGACCCGGTATGTTACCGGACAATCGGCCGATGTTTCTCCTGTGAAGACCATCTGGTGCAGTGATGTTCGCAAGCGCGTTCCGGCTGGGCTCTGCCAGGATTATCGTGATCAGATTGCAGATCTTGATCAGGGGATGGCCGCATTTGATCCGCCGCGCGACATGGTGAAGGGGCAAGCCAGCGAAGTCCGTCTGGCGATCGGACCGGAGGAAGAAGCTACGCGCATAAAATCGCTAGCGGGTGATCAGGGCAAGGCGGTAACCGCCAGCATCGAAATTGGCGCGAAGATGCGCGCCCGATTGACTGGTCGCGCGTTCGACATCGACCCGGATATTCCGGTCGATCTCGAGATGGGGCGTTCGCGGCGTAAGGTGTGGACCTGGGATGTTACTCCAAAAAGGCAAGGCACACACCCCTTGTCCGCCGAAATCACGGTTCTCGCTACCGACGGCACGATACTCAACCGCTATCCGAGCGATCTGATCAGGGTCAAAGTCACCATCTCGCAAGGCGAGGCGCGTGAGATCGCCAGAGCCGAGCGGGCCAGAAAGCGGGCGGAGGCAGAAAAGGAAGTGAGTTTCTGGACCAGAATGGCCAAGCTGCTGCTTGAATTCTGGTGGGCCGTGCTTGCCCTGCTGGGGGGCATGA
This genomic window contains:
- a CDS encoding MAPEG family protein; translation: MTLPVTGLAAAICALLLIYCAYATVKVRLATRIGFGDGDNPDLLAARRTHANLSEHAPVFLIMLAILELANAHHIGITVIATIFLIGRVSHIVGMAQHHRGGSPRFRQLGVLATWLTTLALALWIIFLFVTMHI
- a CDS encoding VOC family protein encodes the protein MIKPPSALAHVVYRTRRFEDMLQWYATVFGARIQYQNPALAFLAFDEEHHRFAFADLGVIRPDDPDDKDDSGMIGVDHVAWEYDSLQDLLANYETLKAVGIRPYWCVNHGMSASLYYADPDGNQMEFSVDVFPTKAEGTAYFHGEAIGQNPVGAEYDPDDWLARLRSGVPPEELMKMDPAAAVSPIRGRMTAPLA
- a CDS encoding MFS transporter; protein product: MSETKSALRRGYPAVPAMSESIYLRCIAIILLYFMQGIVVGLSTIAIPAWLAARGASPIEIGGFVGTALLPWSLKLFNGLLMDRFTYRPMGRRRSWILVAQMLMMATLFGLAIAAPSASQIIVLTAFCFTLNLCATFNDVAVDGMTVDLVPEEERTTVNGFMFASQTLGISAAGFIAGQLLVDDQISITAFLFGAFVGIASLFISLFRERPGERLFPWTGGQPSPECTERQHAAWLPILGGIFRSLLSLPTLLFLAGTGLSSATFAFMDSVAPTLSVQQLGWGSDDYSSFASIVGLIAAIAGATMTTFLVRWAGLRNSMTMLFLVLALAATIAGATYEMWQGSTVFMAIYAIQYVAALLLTIVLIVWAMRLCDPTIAASLFALFMAAPNLARSLLSGGSGWVVEGSGYAAAYYAVAALSLAGLALCLFAGVGAGSLANEDKQQAG
- a CDS encoding SnoaL-like domain-containing protein, which produces MSDLGDLAHDFSSLLLNGQAVAAAEKYWAVDIVSMEPENSREHGPAIVTGYKAAHYKLTSWLDHSAMEELSIDGPFITGDHFALFIDMLIKRRATGERQPFSEIAIYTVRDQKIIEERYFYE
- a CDS encoding tetratricopeptide repeat protein, with the protein product MSQPVAAARFSLFGGFQLLAPDGSEIIISNRRARAVAAMLCLAPDEPIDRDHLSKLLWPGRFEAQARASLRQCLLDLRKLLAAADCELLEVSRSRVSLNGGSVRSDLADLENALAAGDWAQATALLLAIGGKQILDQLHFGEDFETWLAERRQSIEQRLQTSVSDALAKLKASGNLADHEKLLDAWMVRHPAASRVIMAGRQSGRTRLAILPFASLDSKDDHGYFADGIVDELITTLGQIPQLLVAGRTSSFQFKDTHLSLPEIADVLRVSHLVEGSVQRQDADVRINVRLIDGQTGFESWGYSYDGTEDDIFASREQVARTVTRELCTALELDIVDHDVRRMTDNKAAYGLYLQGRALTRRAIGDGVLETAIKLLEQALELEPEFAECWTALAEAHVYTSVFTPCLDKLGEAERMAECARNAIALSPKQGHAYAMLGLYQWTRNDAVGALDLAFKAYELEPENPAVVMRLGSFLLYCGRTAEALPYVEAAIDQDPVDGRNYAMLCAAHLNLGNIEAAIEAGQRMADMGQPSLHLAAATATSGDRDLAMEQYQKSRSLMNSVIFAPAGMTPMAPEAMDAYWLLAARGIHSGDEEARQQYCQVLEMLHATLPDPCDPTIVWPAVWMGYAPMVFKTLGQQITPPNMVGLMSLWADVEPIRQTRMHPEFMDFARRIGLVAAWEKYGWPDLLPDPSAPN
- a CDS encoding SDR family oxidoreductase, encoding MTDSKITVLIAGATGYLGRHLVTAYHKAGHRVHVLARHPEKLISLDDQIDRVIFGEATQADTLADAFDDIDLVVSALGITSQRDGLRYDDVDYQANMNLLDAAVGAGVAHFAYVHVLHAEAMLHVPMAAAKARFAKALADAPIGSTVICPSGFYSDLAELLEMARKGRIFLFGNGEARMSPIDGADLAAACVGATRDRISRIHIGGPQSLSQNEIAHKAFEALGMRPRITHIPLGLTQFLLNCGKKLGWGQQLGPIEFFLAASQIDMTAPAHGSITLAEDFARRADGKKHSASFAR